The proteins below come from a single Microtus ochrogaster isolate Prairie Vole_2 chromosome 8, MicOch1.0, whole genome shotgun sequence genomic window:
- the St5 gene encoding suppression of tumorigenicity 5 protein isoform X2 encodes MTMTANKNSSINHGAGGTKAPRETLSRSQSVSPPPVLYPPRSPIYPLSDSESSACRYPNHSNSQVLLKDRHPRSPSLLGPQDPSPETSPPVCTLKATSFSFLDRAHSVRKREDQKETVQGAAQDVEGVAACLPLAQSTPFLGPAGPRSVLLTCTGTRAHSLGIREKISAWEGRREASPRMNLCGEKREGSGSEWAASEGCPSVGCSSVVPSPCSSEKTFDFKGHRRMSRTFSECSYPETEEEGEALPVRDSLYRLEKRPGRSEPSALLRGHGSRKESSAVLSRIQKIEEALKEQPGRGLPQLPSSCYSVDRGRRKTGTLGTLEEPAGSASLSSSSRAGGVAGIVGEAGPPLDREGSGPTKSGIPGNSPSPQLLPSKSSPDPAVNPVPKPKRTFEYEADKNPKTKPSNGLPPSPTPAAAPPPLPSTPAPPVTRRPKKDMRGHRKSQNRKSFEFEDASSLQSLYPSSPTENGTESQPKFGSKSTLEENAYEDIVGELPKENPYEDVDLKNRRAGRKSQQLSENSLESLHRMWNPQDRKYNNPPMQLSLKPSSQSLRSGNWSERKSHRLPRLPKRHSHDDMMLLAQLSLPSSPSSLNEDSLSTTSELLSSRRARRIPKLVQRINSIYNAKRGKKRLKKLSMSSLETSSLRDENSESESDSDDRFKAHTQRLVHIQSMLKRAPSYRTLELELLEWQERELFEYFVVVSLKKKPSRNTYLPEVSYQFPKLDRPTKQMREAEERLKAIPQFCFPDAKDWLPVSEYSSETFSFMLTGEDGSRRFGYCRRLLPSGKGPRLPEVYCVISRLGCFGLFSKVLDEVERRRGISAALVYPFMRSLMESPFPAPGKTIKVKTFLPGAGNEVLELRRPMDSRLEHVDFECLFTCLSVRQLIRIFASLLLERRVIFVADKLSTLSSCSHAVVALLYPFSWQHTFIPVLPASMIDIVCCPTPFLVGLLSSSLPKLKELPVEEVYLWLLLCCHLSLGTWESGGLTRGHYKTQSLIHYL; translated from the exons GTCTCAGTCAGTCTCTCCACCTCCAGTTTTGTACCCACCAAGAAGTCCCATCTACCCACTCAGTGACAGTGAAAGCTCAGCCTGCAGGTACCCCAACCACTCTAACTCCCAGGTGCTCCTCAAGGACCGACACCCTCGTAGTCCTTCACTCCTAGGCCCTCAAGATCCCTCCCCAGAGACTTCACCACCCGTCTGTACCCTCAAGGCTACCAGCTTCAGTTTCTTGGACCGAGCCCATTCAGTACGCAAGAGAGAGGACCAGAAGGAGACTGTCCAGGGTGCAGCCCAGGATGTAGAGGGTGTGGCTGCTTGCCTCCCCCTTGCCCAGAGCACCCCATTCCTAGGGCCTGCGGGCCCACGGAGTGTTTTGCTGACTTGCACTGGTACCCGAGCCCATAGCCTGGGCATCCGGGAGAAGATTTCAGCATGGGAAGGTCGTCGAGAAGCTTCACCCAGGATGAATCTGTGTGGAGAGAAGCGGGAGGGCTCTGGGAGCGAGTGGGCAGCCAGTGAGGGCTGCCCCAGTGTGGGCTGTTCCAGTGTGGTGCCATCCCCCTGCAGCTCAGAAAAGACCTTTGATTTCAAAGGCCATCGGAGAATGAGCAGGACCTTTTCTGAGTGCTCCTACcctgagacagaggaggagggagaggcactCCCTGTGCGGGACTCTTTGTACCGGCTGGAGAAGCGCCCAGGCCGGAGTGAGCCCAGTGCCTTGCTCAGGGgtcatggcagcaggaaagaGAGCTCAGCAGTGCTAAGCCGGATCCAGAAAATTGAGGAAGCCCTAAAGGAGCAGCCTGGCCGGGGTctcccccagctccccagcaGCTGCTACAGTGTAGACCGTGGAAGGAGGAAGACTGGAACCTTGGGCACCTTGGAGGAGCCAGCAGGGAGTGCAAGTTTGAGCTCCAGCAGCAGGGCAGGAGGAGTAGCTGGAATTGTGGGGGAGGCAGGCCCACCTCTGGACAGGGAAGGCAGCGGTCCCACGAAGTCAGGGATCCCTGGAAATAGCCCTAGCCCTCAGCTGCTGCCTTCGAAGAGCTCTCCTGATCCCGCTGTGaaccctgtccccaaacccaAGCGTACCTTTGAATACGAGGCTGACAAGAACCCCAAGACTAAGCCAAGTAATGGTCTACCTCCTTCACCCACACCTGCTGCTGCTCCACCCCCCTTGCCTTCCACACCAGCCCCACCAGTCACCCGGAGACCAAAGAAGGACATGCGTGGTCACCGGAAGTCACAGAACAG AAAATCCTTTGAGTTTGAGGATGCGTCCAGTCTCCAGTCCCTGTATCCCTCTTCTCCCACTGAGAATGGTACTGAGAGTCAACCCAAGTTTGGATCCAAAAGCACTTTAGAAGAGAATGCGTATGAAGATATTGTAG GAGAGCTTCCCAAGGAGAATCCCTACGAGGATGTGGACTTAAAGAACCGAAGAGCTGGAAGAAAATCTCAGCAACTGTCTGAGAACTCCTTGGAATCTTTGCACAGGATGTGGAATCCCCAAGACAGGAAGTACAACAACCCACCCATGCAG CTGTCCCTGAAACCCAGCAGTCAGTCCCTGCGCAGTGGGAACTGGTCAGAAAGGAAGAGCCATCGTTTGCCACGATTACCCAAGAGGCATAGCCATGATGACATGATGCTGCTGGCTCAGCTGAGCCTGCCATCTTCACCCTCCAGCCTCAATGAGGACAGCCTCAGCACGACAAGTGAGCTGCTGTCCAGCCGCAGAGCCCGTCGCATTCCCAAG CTTGTCCAAAGAATTAACTCTATCTATAATgccaagagaggaaagaagaggttAAAAAAGCTGTCTATGTCCAGCCTTGAGACATCATCATTGAGAG ATGAGAACAGTGAAAGCGAGAGTGACTCTGACGACAGGTTCAAAG CCCACACACAGCGCTTGGTCCACATCCAGTCAATGCTGAAGCGTGCACCCAGCTACCGGACACTAGAGCTGGAGCTGCTTGAATGGCAGGAACGGGAGCTCTTTGAGTACTTTGTGGTTGTGTCCCTCAAGAAGAAGCCATCTCGGAACACCTACCTCCCTGAAGTCTCCTACCAGTTTCCCAAG TTGGACCGACCCACCAAGCAGATgcgggaggcagaagaaaggctcAAAGCTATTCCTCAGTTTTGCTTTCCAGATGCCAAGGACTGGCTCCCTGTGTCAGAATATAGCAG TGAGACCTTTTCTTTCATGCTGACTGGAGAAGATGGCAGCAGACGCTTTGGCTATTGTAGGCGCTTATTG CCAAGTGGGAAAGGGCCTCGGCTGCCGGAGGTGTACTGTGTCATCAGCCGCCTTGGCTGCTTCGGCTTGTTCTCCAAG GTCCTAGATGAGGTGGAGCGCCGCCGTGGGATCTCAGCTGCACTGGTCTACCCCTTCATGAGAAGTCTCATGGAGTCGCCCTTCCCAGCCCCAGGGAAAACCATCAAAGTGAAGACATTCCTGCCTGGCGCTGGCAATGAG GTGTTAGAGCTGCGGCGGCCCATGGACTCCCGACTGGAGCATGTGGACTTCGAGTGCCTTTTCACCTGCCTCAGTGTGCGCCAGCTTATCCGAATCTTTGCCTCATTGCTGTTGGAGCGCAGAGTCATTTTTGTAGCAGACAAGCTCAG TACCCTGTCCAGCTGCTCTCACGCGGTGGTGGCCTTGCTCTACCCCTTCTCCTGGCAGCACACCTTCATTCCTGTCCTCCCAGCCTCCATGATTGACATTGTCTGCTGTCCCACCCCTTTCCTGGTTGGCctgctctccagctcccttcccaAACTAAAGGAGCTTCCGGTGGAAGAG GTTTATCTCTGGCTGCTTCTTTGCTGTCATCTGTCTCTGGGAACCTGGGAGTCTGGAGGCCTGACAAGAGGGCATTACAAGACCCAGTCCCTGATCCACTACCTCTGA